From a region of the Chrysemys picta bellii isolate R12L10 chromosome 7, ASM1138683v2, whole genome shotgun sequence genome:
- the WDR6 gene encoding tRNA (34-2'-O)-methyltransferase regulator WDR6 isoform X2, with translation MAAPRAAPAIDSRLLRAPVTALRFVGGARLVAGEGPNVVVYSLDADGGEAGSHWQSVLRNHRIHGIKERRSPSPEAEQRTLAVFGGKGLIVLELCVRGKEVSLTELCQLCELHDWIWDLQWLAGSTGTLTYVGLALGHNSVALYDYASHRTLREVHCEEKCILYSAYQVGDSWDELVVVAGTVFNQLVVWRVADGSDEEARIKPQRRVSGHDGVIFSICYLKSKGILASASDDRSIRVWDVGDLQAPRDPVRCLLVCYGHQSRVWSVRLLSDYLISIGEDSACIVWNYNGEVVQSFRGHKGRSVRAVAVHEARGWVATGGADTGVRLWHIRRPEPNGNGLVQLNFSPPHRNGSPKAIKLVDASRLLVMTDAGAIYSYDLASKRWAFVMEDANYQSYSLLEVVQLAKDIVLCAMGNLMGHVKVFPLCCPTESEEKRLYGGKVHSLSWAACPGGDPSKCVLFASGPGGVLLWLEVSCCSSGRLASVVEKCCYLLPVCRHRWHTSIAFLPQEGLLVCGDRRGSLLLFPCSTALGSGTEQMLKAGQEDAADDPVGRGSVCKDSGDKPGLISSQGEGNRRVQGPISLLFGLHGKLGVTSVTCHDGFVYSTGRDGCYRQLRVQDQQLQVLRKQKPCRGLEWIEQLHFTPDGDLLVLGFHASHFVLWSTRTNEQLHCVPCGGGHRSWSYGRWLASEVFAYIKSGDVLVYQSSCGPSRQHVLREPLHGRELTCVRHVGTIRTRGGRLVDILVTSSEDMTANVIAVSESSHSLATLAAIGDHISSVRALAVASGSWQEETADWSAVLFSAGGRAEIECYRLVLSCDHNARSGMACQVIHVASHQLDEHWDRMRNKHRVIKMDPETRYMSIAVVAGTDAPCLFLAAACSDGSVRIFLMLEPAQKLRLVADSFHHQRCVLKVETFTHRVAGDRSSGGPIPDCPGSQLWREQPPRSADSGRTVPGGQWQ, from the exons ATGGCGGCTCCCCGGGCAGCCCCGGCCATCGACTCGCGGCTGCTGCGCGCGCCTGTCACGGCCCTGCGGTTCGTGGGGGGAGCCCGGCTCgtggcag GTGAAGGACCCAACGTGGTTGTGTACAGCCTGGATGCTGACGGCGGAGAGGCGGGGAGCCATTGGCAGAGCGTGCTTCGGAACCATCGCATCCACGGGATCAAGGAGCGGAGGAGTCCCTCCCCAGAAGCCGAGCAGAGGACTCTGGCTGTCTTTGGGGGCAAAGGTCTCATTGTCCTGGAGCTGTGTGTGCGAGGGAAGGAAGTGAGTCTGACTGAACTCTGCCAGCTCTGTGAGCTGCATGACTGGATATGGGATCTGCAGTGGCTGGCGGGCAGCACAGGGACCCTCACTTATGTTGGGTTGGCCCTTGGCCATAACTCTGTGGCACTCTATGACTATGCCAGTCACAGGACCCTGCGGGAGGTGCACTGCGAGGAGAAGTGCATCCTCTACTCTGCTTATCAGGTTGGAGACAGCTGGGATGAGCTGGTGGTAGTGGCTGGCACAGTCTTTAACCAGCTTGTGGTCTGGCGCGTGGCTGATGGGAGCGATGAAGAAGCAAGGATAAAACCCCAGAGGAGGGTCAGTGGGCACGACGGAGTCATCTTTAGCATCTGCTACTTGAAGAGCAAAGGCATATTGGCCTCAGCCTCGGATGACCGGAGCATTAGGGTGTGGGATGTTGGGGACCTGCAAGCGCCTCGTGATCCGGTGCGCTGCCTCCTGGTGTGTTATGGCCACCAGTCGAGGGTGTGGTCTGTCAGGCTGCTGAGTGACTATCTCATCAGCATCGGGGAGGACTCTGCCTGCATTGTGTGGAACTACAACGGAGAGGTTGTTCAGAGCTTTAGAGGGCACAAAGGGCGCAGTGTCAGGGCAGTGGCTGTCCACGAGGCACGGGGCTGGGTGGCCACAGGTGGGGCTGACACTGGAGTTAGACTCTGGCACATTAGAAGACCTGAACCCAATGGGAATGGCCTTGTGCAGCTAAACTTCAGCCCGCCCCATAGGAATGGATCCCCCAAGGCCATAAAGCTGGTGGACGCAAGCCGGCTCCTCGTGATGACTGATGCGGGGGCCATCTACAGCTACGACTTGGCCTCTAAACGCTGGGCTTTTGTCATGGAGGATGCAAACTATCAGTCCTACAGTCTCCTGGAAGTTGTGCAGCTAGCCAAGGACATCGTGCTGTGTGCCATGGGCAATCTGATGGGGCATGTCAAAGTcttccccctctgctgccccacaGAAAGTGAGGAGAAGAGGCTGTATGGGGGAAAGGTCCACAGCCTGAGCTGGGCCGCGTGCCCAGGTGGGGATCCCAGCAAGTGTGTGCTCTTTGCCTCTGGCCCAGGGGGTGTTCTGCTCTGGCTGGAGGTCTCCTGCTGCTCCTCCGGACGACTGGCTTCAGTGGTGGAGAAATGTTGCTATCTCTTGCCAGTCTGCAGGCACAGGTGGCATACAAGCATTGCCTTCTTGCCCCAGGAGGGGCTTCTGGTCTGTGGTGACCGCAGGGGCtccctgctgctgtttccctgcagcacagctctgGGATCTGGCACAGAACAGATGCTAAAGGCAGGACAAGAGGATGCTGCCGATGACCCTGTGGGTCGTGGTTCGGTCTGTAAAGACTCAGGTGACAAGCCAGGTTTGATTTCTTCCCAGGGGGAAGGAAACCGCCGCGTCCAAGGTCCCATTTCCCTGCTGTTTGGGCTTCATGGGAAGCTGGGTGTGACCTCAGTGACCTGCCATGATGGCTTTGTTTATAGCACGGGCAGGGACGGCTGCTACCGCCAGCTGCGAGTGCAGGACCagcagctgcaggtgctcaggaaGCAGAAGCCATGCAGAGGGCTGGAGTGGATCGAACAGCTGCACTTCACCCCTGATGGGGACCTGCTGGTGCTGGGCTTCCACGCCAGCCACTTTGTGCTGTGGAGCACCCGGACCAACGAGCAGCTGCACTGTGTGCCATGTGGCGGGGGCCACCGCTCGTGGAGTTACGGCCGCTGGCTGGCTTCCGAGGTCTTTGCTTACATCAAGTCTGGGGACGTCTTGGTCTATCAGAGCAGTTGCGGGCCCAGCAGGCAGCACGTGCTGAGGGAGCCTCTGCATGGGCGGGAGTTGACATGCGTGCGGCACGTGGGCACAATAAGGACCCGCGGGGGCCGGCTGGTGGACATCCTTGTGACCAGCAGCGAGGACATGACTGCCAACGTGATTGCCGTCAGTGAGTCGTCCCATTCATTGGCTACACTCGCAGCCATCGGCGACCACATCTCAAGCgtgagagctctggctgtggCCAGTGGTAGTTGGCAGGAGGAGACAGCTGACTGGTCTGCTGTCTTGTTCTCTgccgggggcagggctgagatAGAATGCTACAGGCTCGTGCTCAGCTGTGACCACAATGCCAGGAGTGGCATGGCCTGCCAGGTCATCCACGTGGCCTCCCACCAGCTGGACGAGCACTGGGATCGCATGAGGAACAAGCACAGAGTCATCAAGATGGACCCGGAAACCAG GTACATGTCCATTGCAGTTGTGGCTGGTACCGACGCTCCCTGCCTATTCCTGGCTGCCGCTTGCAGTGACGGATCTGTCCG GATCTTCCTGATGCTGGAGCCTGCCCAGAAGCTGCGGCTTGTGGCCGATTCCTTTCACCACCAGCGCTGCGTCCTGAAAGTGGAGACATTTACGCACAGGGTAGCGGGAGACAGGAG CTCTGGGGGCCCCATCCCTGACTGTCCAGGCTCACAGCTGTGGCGTGAACAGCCTCCACGTTCGGCAGACAGCGGCAGGACGGTACCTGGTGGCCAGTGGCAGTGA
- the WDR6 gene encoding tRNA (34-2'-O)-methyltransferase regulator WDR6 isoform X1, producing MAAPRAAPAIDSRLLRAPVTALRFVGGARLVAGEGPNVVVYSLDADGGEAGSHWQSVLRNHRIHGIKERRSPSPEAEQRTLAVFGGKGLIVLELCVRGKEVSLTELCQLCELHDWIWDLQWLAGSTGTLTYVGLALGHNSVALYDYASHRTLREVHCEEKCILYSAYQVGDSWDELVVVAGTVFNQLVVWRVADGSDEEARIKPQRRVSGHDGVIFSICYLKSKGILASASDDRSIRVWDVGDLQAPRDPVRCLLVCYGHQSRVWSVRLLSDYLISIGEDSACIVWNYNGEVVQSFRGHKGRSVRAVAVHEARGWVATGGADTGVRLWHIRRPEPNGNGLVQLNFSPPHRNGSPKAIKLVDASRLLVMTDAGAIYSYDLASKRWAFVMEDANYQSYSLLEVVQLAKDIVLCAMGNLMGHVKVFPLCCPTESEEKRLYGGKVHSLSWAACPGGDPSKCVLFASGPGGVLLWLEVSCCSSGRLASVVEKCCYLLPVCRHRWHTSIAFLPQEGLLVCGDRRGSLLLFPCSTALGSGTEQMLKAGQEDAADDPVGRGSVCKDSGDKPGLISSQGEGNRRVQGPISLLFGLHGKLGVTSVTCHDGFVYSTGRDGCYRQLRVQDQQLQVLRKQKPCRGLEWIEQLHFTPDGDLLVLGFHASHFVLWSTRTNEQLHCVPCGGGHRSWSYGRWLASEVFAYIKSGDVLVYQSSCGPSRQHVLREPLHGRELTCVRHVGTIRTRGGRLVDILVTSSEDMTANVIAVSESSHSLATLAAIGDHISSVRALAVASGSWQEETADWSAVLFSAGGRAEIECYRLVLSCDHNARSGMACQVIHVASHQLDEHWDRMRNKHRVIKMDPETRYMSIAVVAGTDAPCLFLAAACSDGSVRIFLMLEPAQKLRLVADSFHHQRCVLKVETFTHRVAGDRRRHFLCSAATDGSIAFWDITATIEHAAAAQELASGELQPLALGAPSLTVQAHSCGVNSLHVRQTAAGRYLVASGSDDGSIHICFVAVDTALSEPPPSLPSAVVPPGASAGARILLLQAFSRPCAHAAHVTGLRVLRPDLLVSASVDQRLTLWRLGKDSLVFLGSRFCHVADVAELDCWGSEERGYGCVLCGQGLEIVWGRAGAGPQQLPSCGALE from the exons ATGGCGGCTCCCCGGGCAGCCCCGGCCATCGACTCGCGGCTGCTGCGCGCGCCTGTCACGGCCCTGCGGTTCGTGGGGGGAGCCCGGCTCgtggcag GTGAAGGACCCAACGTGGTTGTGTACAGCCTGGATGCTGACGGCGGAGAGGCGGGGAGCCATTGGCAGAGCGTGCTTCGGAACCATCGCATCCACGGGATCAAGGAGCGGAGGAGTCCCTCCCCAGAAGCCGAGCAGAGGACTCTGGCTGTCTTTGGGGGCAAAGGTCTCATTGTCCTGGAGCTGTGTGTGCGAGGGAAGGAAGTGAGTCTGACTGAACTCTGCCAGCTCTGTGAGCTGCATGACTGGATATGGGATCTGCAGTGGCTGGCGGGCAGCACAGGGACCCTCACTTATGTTGGGTTGGCCCTTGGCCATAACTCTGTGGCACTCTATGACTATGCCAGTCACAGGACCCTGCGGGAGGTGCACTGCGAGGAGAAGTGCATCCTCTACTCTGCTTATCAGGTTGGAGACAGCTGGGATGAGCTGGTGGTAGTGGCTGGCACAGTCTTTAACCAGCTTGTGGTCTGGCGCGTGGCTGATGGGAGCGATGAAGAAGCAAGGATAAAACCCCAGAGGAGGGTCAGTGGGCACGACGGAGTCATCTTTAGCATCTGCTACTTGAAGAGCAAAGGCATATTGGCCTCAGCCTCGGATGACCGGAGCATTAGGGTGTGGGATGTTGGGGACCTGCAAGCGCCTCGTGATCCGGTGCGCTGCCTCCTGGTGTGTTATGGCCACCAGTCGAGGGTGTGGTCTGTCAGGCTGCTGAGTGACTATCTCATCAGCATCGGGGAGGACTCTGCCTGCATTGTGTGGAACTACAACGGAGAGGTTGTTCAGAGCTTTAGAGGGCACAAAGGGCGCAGTGTCAGGGCAGTGGCTGTCCACGAGGCACGGGGCTGGGTGGCCACAGGTGGGGCTGACACTGGAGTTAGACTCTGGCACATTAGAAGACCTGAACCCAATGGGAATGGCCTTGTGCAGCTAAACTTCAGCCCGCCCCATAGGAATGGATCCCCCAAGGCCATAAAGCTGGTGGACGCAAGCCGGCTCCTCGTGATGACTGATGCGGGGGCCATCTACAGCTACGACTTGGCCTCTAAACGCTGGGCTTTTGTCATGGAGGATGCAAACTATCAGTCCTACAGTCTCCTGGAAGTTGTGCAGCTAGCCAAGGACATCGTGCTGTGTGCCATGGGCAATCTGATGGGGCATGTCAAAGTcttccccctctgctgccccacaGAAAGTGAGGAGAAGAGGCTGTATGGGGGAAAGGTCCACAGCCTGAGCTGGGCCGCGTGCCCAGGTGGGGATCCCAGCAAGTGTGTGCTCTTTGCCTCTGGCCCAGGGGGTGTTCTGCTCTGGCTGGAGGTCTCCTGCTGCTCCTCCGGACGACTGGCTTCAGTGGTGGAGAAATGTTGCTATCTCTTGCCAGTCTGCAGGCACAGGTGGCATACAAGCATTGCCTTCTTGCCCCAGGAGGGGCTTCTGGTCTGTGGTGACCGCAGGGGCtccctgctgctgtttccctgcagcacagctctgGGATCTGGCACAGAACAGATGCTAAAGGCAGGACAAGAGGATGCTGCCGATGACCCTGTGGGTCGTGGTTCGGTCTGTAAAGACTCAGGTGACAAGCCAGGTTTGATTTCTTCCCAGGGGGAAGGAAACCGCCGCGTCCAAGGTCCCATTTCCCTGCTGTTTGGGCTTCATGGGAAGCTGGGTGTGACCTCAGTGACCTGCCATGATGGCTTTGTTTATAGCACGGGCAGGGACGGCTGCTACCGCCAGCTGCGAGTGCAGGACCagcagctgcaggtgctcaggaaGCAGAAGCCATGCAGAGGGCTGGAGTGGATCGAACAGCTGCACTTCACCCCTGATGGGGACCTGCTGGTGCTGGGCTTCCACGCCAGCCACTTTGTGCTGTGGAGCACCCGGACCAACGAGCAGCTGCACTGTGTGCCATGTGGCGGGGGCCACCGCTCGTGGAGTTACGGCCGCTGGCTGGCTTCCGAGGTCTTTGCTTACATCAAGTCTGGGGACGTCTTGGTCTATCAGAGCAGTTGCGGGCCCAGCAGGCAGCACGTGCTGAGGGAGCCTCTGCATGGGCGGGAGTTGACATGCGTGCGGCACGTGGGCACAATAAGGACCCGCGGGGGCCGGCTGGTGGACATCCTTGTGACCAGCAGCGAGGACATGACTGCCAACGTGATTGCCGTCAGTGAGTCGTCCCATTCATTGGCTACACTCGCAGCCATCGGCGACCACATCTCAAGCgtgagagctctggctgtggCCAGTGGTAGTTGGCAGGAGGAGACAGCTGACTGGTCTGCTGTCTTGTTCTCTgccgggggcagggctgagatAGAATGCTACAGGCTCGTGCTCAGCTGTGACCACAATGCCAGGAGTGGCATGGCCTGCCAGGTCATCCACGTGGCCTCCCACCAGCTGGACGAGCACTGGGATCGCATGAGGAACAAGCACAGAGTCATCAAGATGGACCCGGAAACCAG GTACATGTCCATTGCAGTTGTGGCTGGTACCGACGCTCCCTGCCTATTCCTGGCTGCCGCTTGCAGTGACGGATCTGTCCG GATCTTCCTGATGCTGGAGCCTGCCCAGAAGCTGCGGCTTGTGGCCGATTCCTTTCACCACCAGCGCTGCGTCCTGAAAGTGGAGACATTTACGCACAGGGTAGCGGGAGACAGGAG GAGACACTTCCTGTGCAGCGCTGCCACTGATGGGAGTATTGCATTCTGGGATATAACTGCCACCATTGAGCATGCTGCAGCCGCCCAGGAATTGGCGAGTGGAGAGCTGCAGCCCCTCG CTCTGGGGGCCCCATCCCTGACTGTCCAGGCTCACAGCTGTGGCGTGAACAGCCTCCACGTTCGGCAGACAGCGGCAGGACGGTACCTGGTGGCCAGTGGCAGTGATGACGGCTCCATCCACATCTGTTTCGTTGCTGTGGATACAGCCCTGAGTGAGccacccccctcccttccttcgGCCGTAGTGCCCCCTGGAGCCAGCGCCGGGGCTCGCATTCTCCTGCTCCAGGCGTTCTCAAGGCCATGTGCCCACGCGGCCCACGTGACGGGACTCAGGGTCTTGCGGCCGGACCTGCTGGTCTCCGCCTCTGTGGACCAGCGCCTGACGCTTTGGCGTCTGGGCAAGGACAGCCTCGTCTTCCTGGGCAGCAGGTTCTGCCACGTGGCAGACGTGGCTGAGCTGGATTGCTGGGGAAGCGAGGAGCGGGGCTATGGCTGTGTGCTCTGCGGGCAGGGCCTGGAGATTGTCTGGGGCAGGGCCGGAGCaggtccccagcagctcccctcctGCGGGGCGTTGGAATAA